A genome region from Neptunomonas japonica JAMM 1380 includes the following:
- a CDS encoding DUF3850 domain-containing protein, whose protein sequence is MKKHHLKTDPQVFQQSLAGLKPFEIRLNDRDFAVGDILVLQETTTTGFRIQEGAPLEYTGSELVTEITSIVSGYGLSDGWVVMGVKPA, encoded by the coding sequence ATGAAAAAGCACCACCTAAAAACAGACCCGCAAGTATTTCAGCAAAGCCTTGCGGGGCTTAAGCCCTTTGAGATTCGCCTTAATGACCGTGATTTTGCTGTAGGTGACATATTGGTTCTTCAAGAAACCACCACTACAGGCTTCAGAATTCAAGAAGGTGCACCGCTTGAGTATACCGGTAGCGAGTTAGTAACAGAGATTACATCGATCGTGTCCGGCTACGGTCTTTCTGATGGGTGGGTAGTTATGGGAGTAAAGCCAGCATGA